The nucleotide window TATTAGAGCGAATAAAAGCAATCGATATTAATGCCGAAGATGCGAAAGAGTTGGCGCCGAAAATAAAAGCCTTATGGAAACAATTGATTGATTTGAGAAAGACGCGCGAACAGATTATTACAGATAGCAGCTTTGTTCCAAGTTTAACATCGGATGAACCAATGCTCCGTTTTACAAGTTTAGTAGAGCAGGCGATTAATAATATTGAAATTTTATATCATGTGACGCTAGAAAAAGAGACGGAACCTGATTATGAAGTAGTGTTTTCCTATCACCAACAAGCGTGCGCAAAAGTAATTACAGAATTGGATGCACTTATTACCAAACATAAATAAAAAAGATGACTGAGGCCGATTAAAGCTTCAGTCATCTTTTCTTTTATTCAGTAATATCTAAGCTCTTTTTAAACATGGTAATCACACGTTCTAAATCTGTTTGTTCAGGTGCAAAGTAATATAAGTTAAATCCGTAAGACTCACTATAAATCATTTCGCCTTCCCCTTTGAGCTCTTGGGAATCAACGTTTTTTAGTACGGAAGAATAATTTGTTGCCATTGTTGTAATGTCGGTTAGTGTCATATTCGTTTGGAAATTATCACCAACAGCTTTCATAATGCTTTCAAAATTGGAAACACCAGAGGAACTTACGACTTTATTCGCAATCCCGATAATAACATCGCGTTGTCTATCTTGGCGACCAAAGTCACCGCGCGGATCTTCATGACGAATACGAACATATTGCAAAGCATCTGTGCCATTCAGGGTAATATCACCTTTGACAAATTTGCTATTTACGACCGTTAAATCGATATCATTAGTAACAGTAATACCACCAACTGCGTCTACAAGGTCCTTAAAGCCCTCCATATTGATTGAAATGAAATAATCTACAGGAACTCCTGGCATAAGTTTTTCAACGGCTGAGACGGTTCCTGAGGGGCCGCCTTTGGAATAGGAAGCATTAATTTTACCAATATCGCCATTTCCATAGTCAACTTTTGTATCACGAGGGATACTGACCATTTCTACGGAATTTTGTTGTTTATTTGCAGTGGCAAGAATAATAGTATCGGCACGACCATTTGTTTCGCCAGGCCGAGCATCTGAACCCATTAACAATACAGAAAATGGTTTTTTCTTTTCTAAGTCACTTGCTGTTTTATTACTTGATTCTAGAGGCACATTTATTTTTGAAAAGGTATTTTGAACGGTGATGTAGTACTTCGCTGCTAATCCTGTTATTGAGAAAAAGATAATTCCTAAAAGGGTTACACTAGCAATTTTCATAACTTTAGTAAAAGTGGACGTTGTTTTTTGCTTCTTTTCAGTCCTAGTTTCTGTCATAAAATTTTCCTCGTCTTTCTATTTTGTTTGTTTAAACATACCATCGTCTTTGCAAGAAATCAACAAAAAACGATAAATGATGTTGAAACCATTTACCGCTTTTGAAACTATACTTCCATGATTATTGGTAAAATCATTGGGCGTCGTTTTGTTTTTTCATACAAGAAAGGTTGCAACGTATCTGTAATTTCGTTCTTAATTTCAGACCATTGCGTTGTTTTTTGTTCCATTACTTTGTTTAGGTGGCGCGTTAGGAGGCCTTGAGCTTCTCCGATTAGATTACCGGATTCACGCATATAGATGAAACCGCGTGAAATAATATCAGGTCCCGCCATTACACGAGAGTTTTTCATATCAATGGACACAACGACGATTACGAGGCCTTCTTCGGAAAGAATGCGACGATCACGAAGGACAATATTACCGATATCACCAATACCGCTACCATCAATATAGACGCTTGCCGCGTGGATTTTACCTGCAACATGAGCTGTTTCACTCGTTAAAGCAAGCACATCACCATTTGCCATAATGAAGCTATTTTCTTCTGGAACACCACATTCTTCA belongs to Listeria swaminathanii and includes:
- a CDS encoding LCP family glycopolymer transferase, whose translation is MTETRTEKKQKTTSTFTKVMKIASVTLLGIIFFSITGLAAKYYITVQNTFSKINVPLESSNKTASDLEKKKPFSVLLMGSDARPGETNGRADTIILATANKQQNSVEMVSIPRDTKVDYGNGDIGKINASYSKGGPSGTVSAVEKLMPGVPVDYFISINMEGFKDLVDAVGGITVTNDIDLTVVNSKFVKGDITLNGTDALQYVRIRHEDPRGDFGRQDRQRDVIIGIANKVVSSSGVSNFESIMKAVGDNFQTNMTLTDITTMATNYSSVLKNVDSQELKGEGEMIYSESYGFNLYYFAPEQTDLERVITMFKKSLDITE